One stretch of Lysobacter sp. TY2-98 DNA includes these proteins:
- a CDS encoding serine/threonine-protein kinase, which produces MDPARWLRLSPHLDELLELEPSERDVRLSQIANDDAALAADLTKMLALEDGNAGFLAEPIVVPKALLSEGGEVGPYRLEKLLGEGGMGQVWRASRADGLYQRRVALKLLRPGLADETLRLRFARERQILARLAHPHIAGLLDAGVSAEGVPYLALEYVEGEPITRYWQRLDVPLDARLRMFRQVCAAVSHAHANLVVHCDLKPSNILVTQDGQVRLLDFGIAKLLDGASPRGDNTRTGTRAFTLHYAAPEQIRGAPVTTMTDVYSLGVVLYELLTGTKPYRLKRQSDAEWEEAILTHDPVRPSQMLLRLAETKQGVERQQLRRRARRLVGDLDNIVMRTLCKPPEQRYPSVEALSEDLARHLDGRPVQARPQGLLYIARKYLRRHRWALAGTTAAIAFIAIAVGVTWRQSREAVDEAQRAQAMRDFIAGVFEKAAETRDAGAVDLRTLLDAAVERGDRELAREPASQAELFGLVARLRMGLGDYPQALALLERQRGLIEHNTDMPESLRIEASALRGDVLRRTGNPRGCVAGMRPLVPLAERRQRALPTPASEFFSQLGRCERALGDLGRAHDLFARALTLRQSVDAPGSAVAEIESRLDLATLQVDQGEFDDALTTYREARERLDAEVGARHPLQVDIGRQIATVERRLGHPGRAERELVDTLATAQDVHGAQHPITLQIRRELADVLIDQSRYRDAALPLRTRHAELSARLSANDPELRDSHLLLARVEWQLGRLPAALSSLQTALAIDRHRGEPEAIAESLAAQAQVLYEAGRSAEARPLLEEARTLRVDRHGAADASVADIDRRLGDVDAALGDARAIPELSRALHFLRQGYGPRDPRTRLAQLSLAREQALQGDPVALRLLDVLAASGKGYVRPQPFAWRAAGYADAVRCAGRPRSAGARHLDHLVEAVRVAQPDGSVTLRELEQLRRQCQRPAVQVHGDLG; this is translated from the coding sequence ATGGACCCGGCACGCTGGCTGCGCCTGTCGCCGCATCTCGACGAACTGCTCGAACTCGAGCCGTCCGAACGCGATGTGCGGCTGAGCCAGATCGCGAATGACGACGCCGCACTCGCCGCGGACCTGACCAAGATGCTCGCGCTGGAAGACGGCAACGCCGGCTTCCTCGCCGAACCGATCGTCGTTCCGAAAGCGCTGCTGAGCGAAGGCGGCGAGGTCGGACCGTATCGTCTGGAGAAACTGCTCGGCGAAGGCGGCATGGGCCAGGTGTGGCGCGCCTCGCGTGCGGACGGCCTGTACCAGCGGCGTGTCGCGCTCAAGCTGCTGCGCCCGGGTCTTGCCGACGAAACGCTGCGCCTGCGCTTCGCCCGCGAACGCCAGATCCTCGCGCGTCTCGCGCATCCGCACATCGCGGGGTTGCTCGACGCGGGCGTCAGCGCGGAAGGCGTGCCGTACCTCGCGCTCGAATACGTCGAGGGCGAGCCGATCACGCGCTACTGGCAGCGCCTGGACGTGCCGCTCGATGCGCGCCTGCGCATGTTCCGGCAGGTCTGCGCGGCGGTCAGCCATGCGCACGCCAACCTCGTCGTGCATTGCGACCTCAAGCCGTCGAACATCCTGGTGACGCAGGACGGCCAGGTGCGCCTGCTCGATTTCGGCATCGCGAAGCTGCTCGACGGCGCCAGCCCGCGCGGCGACAACACGCGCACCGGCACGCGCGCGTTCACCCTGCACTACGCCGCACCGGAACAGATCCGCGGCGCGCCGGTCACCACGATGACCGACGTGTATTCGCTCGGCGTCGTCCTGTACGAACTGCTGACCGGCACCAAGCCGTATCGCCTGAAGCGCCAGAGCGATGCGGAGTGGGAGGAAGCGATCCTCACGCACGATCCGGTGCGGCCCTCGCAGATGCTGTTGCGTCTTGCGGAAACGAAGCAGGGTGTCGAACGCCAGCAGTTGCGGCGCCGTGCACGTCGCCTGGTGGGCGATCTCGACAACATCGTGATGCGCACGCTCTGCAAGCCGCCGGAGCAGCGCTATCCGTCCGTCGAAGCGCTGAGCGAAGACCTCGCGCGTCATCTGGACGGCCGCCCCGTGCAGGCGCGTCCGCAGGGCCTGCTCTACATCGCGCGCAAGTACCTGCGCCGCCATCGCTGGGCGCTCGCGGGCACGACTGCCGCGATCGCCTTCATCGCGATCGCGGTCGGCGTGACGTGGCGACAGAGCCGCGAAGCCGTCGACGAAGCGCAGCGCGCGCAGGCGATGCGCGACTTCATCGCCGGCGTGTTCGAGAAGGCCGCGGAAACACGCGATGCCGGCGCGGTCGACCTGCGCACGCTGCTCGATGCGGCCGTCGAACGTGGCGACCGCGAACTCGCACGCGAGCCGGCGTCGCAGGCCGAGCTGTTCGGTCTCGTCGCGCGCCTGCGCATGGGCCTGGGCGACTATCCACAGGCCCTGGCGCTGCTCGAACGCCAACGCGGCCTGATCGAACACAACACCGACATGCCCGAAAGCCTGCGCATCGAAGCCAGCGCGCTGCGCGGCGACGTGTTGCGTCGCACGGGTAATCCGCGCGGCTGCGTGGCCGGCATGCGTCCGCTCGTGCCGCTGGCCGAGCGCCGGCAGCGCGCACTGCCGACGCCGGCGTCGGAATTCTTCTCCCAGCTCGGCCGCTGCGAACGCGCGCTCGGCGATCTAGGCCGCGCGCACGACCTGTTTGCACGCGCGCTGACGCTGCGCCAGTCGGTCGATGCGCCGGGGTCGGCGGTGGCGGAAATCGAAAGCCGTCTCGACCTCGCCACGCTGCAGGTGGACCAGGGCGAATTCGACGACGCGCTCACCACGTACCGCGAGGCGCGCGAACGTCTCGACGCCGAAGTCGGTGCGCGCCACCCGCTGCAGGTCGACATCGGCCGCCAGATCGCGACGGTCGAGCGGCGTCTGGGTCATCCCGGCCGCGCCGAGCGCGAACTCGTCGACACGCTTGCGACGGCGCAGGACGTGCACGGCGCGCAGCATCCGATCACCTTGCAGATCCGCCGCGAACTCGCCGACGTGCTGATCGACCAGTCGCGCTACCGCGACGCCGCGCTACCGCTGCGCACGCGGCACGCCGAACTCAGCGCGCGCCTGTCGGCGAACGATCCGGAGCTGCGCGACAGCCACCTGCTGCTGGCGCGCGTCGAATGGCAACTCGGTCGCCTGCCTGCCGCGCTTTCGTCACTGCAGACGGCGCTCGCGATCGATCGTCATCGCGGCGAACCGGAGGCGATCGCCGAAAGTCTCGCCGCGCAGGCGCAGGTGTTGTACGAAGCCGGACGCAGTGCGGAGGCGCGACCACTGCTGGAGGAAGCGCGCACGCTGCGCGTCGATCGCCATGGCGCGGCGGATGCGTCCGTCGCGGACATCGATCGCAGACTCGGCGATGTCGACGCTGCGTTGGGTGACGCGCGTGCGATTCCCGAACTCAGTCGCGCGCTGCATTTCCTTCGCCAGGGTTACGGTCCACGCGATCCGCGCACGCGCCTGGCGCAACTATCACTCGCGCGCGAACAGGCGTTGCAGGGCGATCCCGTCGCACTCCGCCTGCTCGACGTGCTCGCCGCGTCCGGCAAGGGCTACGTGCGGCCGCAGCCGTTCGCGTGGCGCGCGGCCGGCTACGCGGATGCGGTGCGCTGTGCCGGGCGTCCGCGCTCGGCGGGGGCACGCCATCTCGATCATCTGGTCGAGGCCGTGCGCGTCGCACAGCCCGACGGCAGCGTCACCCTGCGCGAACTCGAGCAATTGCGCCGCCAGTGCCAGCGCCCGGCCGTGCAGGTGCACGGTGACCTCGGCTGA
- a CDS encoding thymidine kinase, with amino-acid sequence MAKLYFYYSAMNAGKTTTLLQSAHNYAERGMRTFILTPALDDRAGRGVVASRIGLSSQAIAFSRDDDLERCIRADIEAHGPLHCVLVDEAQFLTRAQVWQLTEIVDSLRIPTLCYGLRTDFRGELFEGSQYLLAWADEIEEIKTICHTGKKATMTVRVDEHGRAVQDGPQVEIGGNERYVSVSRAQFKSVMRGDATIEPMQVPLPFERT; translated from the coding sequence ATGGCGAAGCTGTACTTCTACTACTCGGCGATGAACGCCGGGAAGACCACCACGCTGCTGCAGTCCGCGCACAACTACGCGGAGCGCGGCATGCGCACGTTCATCCTGACGCCCGCGCTGGACGATCGCGCCGGGCGCGGCGTCGTGGCCTCGCGCATCGGTCTGTCGTCGCAGGCGATCGCGTTCTCGCGCGACGACGATCTGGAACGCTGCATCCGCGCCGACATCGAGGCGCATGGGCCATTGCACTGCGTGCTGGTCGACGAGGCGCAGTTCCTGACCCGGGCACAGGTCTGGCAGCTCACCGAGATCGTCGACAGCCTGCGCATTCCGACGCTGTGCTATGGCCTGCGCACCGACTTCCGCGGTGAGCTGTTCGAAGGCAGCCAGTACCTGCTCGCCTGGGCGGACGAGATCGAAGAGATCAAGACGATCTGCCACACCGGCAAGAAGGCGACCATGACCGTGCGCGTCGACGAACACGGCCGCGCGGTGCAGGACGGCCCGCAGGTCGAGATCGGCGGCAACGAGCGCTACGTTTCGGTGTCCCGTGCGCAGTTCAAGTCGGTGATGCGCGGCGACGCCACGATCGAGCCCATGCAGGTGCCGCTGCCGTTCGAGCGCACCTGA